One genomic window of Mercenaria mercenaria strain notata chromosome 2, MADL_Memer_1, whole genome shotgun sequence includes the following:
- the LOC123564685 gene encoding uncharacterized protein LOC123564685 — protein MLVTVKVYIHVIKVQIFSYNKTTEVCCVYQCDTKFKCFGDRVIMNKKKTLITALGMTIVLMFIALLSDFFKPVAKRAPPPVSSNTKGQMQISFLSGDKNLITEADNGTGPILLTRKSSEIYYQDIRTGQTQSNAKQKSFHTTITPALTKTTDSITDSENKNEATHIEFLKVHKAASSTAQSIILRFGLKRNLSFVIPTPTHYISTQKYFFSDIWPPLPEKPNAHQRVDKNIKSNHKYDILSHHMVFNHKKVSQLLYNDTVYVAIVRDPFDLFISSACYYKFALKSPYPYLGKLSNETFITDLIRNPKQNEATTMSESMTFNSMAYDFGMSLSLRTAEKITEQSFVEFLNKTGNIFHLVMVVEKFDESLVLLKRYLNWTLQDILYIKINTFSPNNVSNLSDYFGVTADDMTIFRKRNKFDYGIYNFFKDRLEKQISKEEFFTDEVEHFKVMLRDVQKFCSKVEAEQLKAKECMQNTDDSLDIKYSEGIKNNNTELENSTQFKNQELLKSINLIITTKNVSAGQKKELHELFELIESDSLETTTMNLSKLLPLLFRDRDCPSTRESKLLVPESKWNKNFYVTSRDCDIMTKDIMSLYEIVKQNHLKVQIEDKFGNNFSIIEVVKYLSTFT, from the exons atgCTCGTTACAGTCAAGGTTTATATACATGTTATCAAAGTTCAAATATTCTCTTACAATAAAACGACAGAAGTGTGTTGTGTTTATCAATGtgatactaaatttaaatgttttggaGATAGAGTTATCATGAATAA AAAGAAGACATTGATTACTGCGTTGGGCATGACTATTGTTTTAATGTTTATAGCACTACTGTCCGACTTCTTCAAACCTGTGGCTAAGAGAGCTCCGCCTCCGGTCTCATCGAATACAAAG GGACAGATGCAGATTTCATTTCTATCGGGAGATAAGAATTTAATTACCGAAGCGGATAACGGAACGGGACCAATTTTACTAACAAGAAAAAGTTCAGAAATTTATTATCAGGACATCAGAACCGGCCAAACCCAGTCGAACGCTAAGCAAAAGTCTTTTCATACAACGATTACACCGGCATTGACAAAGACAACAGACAGCATAACTGATTCTGAAAATAAGAATGAGGCTACTCATATAGAATTTTTGAAAGTACACAAAGCTGCAAGTTCGACTGCACAAAGCATCATTCTTCGATTCGGACTAAAACGAAACCTGTCATTTGTGATTCCTACTCCAACCCATTATATATCTACTCAGAAATATTTCTTTAGTGACATATGGCCACCTTTGCCGGAAAAGCCGAATGCGCACCAAAGAGTGGATAAGAATATAAAATCTaatcataaatatgatattcTTAGCCACCACATGGTTTTTAACCATAAAAAGGTTTCACAACTTCTGTATAACGATACAGTTTATGTTGCAATTGTTCGAGATCCATTCGACCTTTTCATTTCATCCGCTTGTTATTACAAGTTCGCTCTAAAGTCGCCATATCCATATTTAGGCAAACTGTCCAACGAAACTTTTATTACAGATCTAATAAGAAATCCGAAGCAAAACGAGGCAACAACTATGTCCGAGTCTATGACCTTTAACTCTATGGCGTATGATTTTGGTATGTCCCTTAGTCTTAGGACAGCTGAAAAAATAACCGAACAAAGCTTTGTGGAATTTCTAAACAAAACGGGAAATATTTTTCATCTTGTGATGGTCGTTGAAAAGTTCGATGAATCGTTGGTGTTACTGAAGAGGTACTTAAACTGGACATTACAAGATATATTGTATatcaaaattaatacattttcacCAAATAACGTTAGCAATCTATCGGATTATTTTGGTGTAACAGCAGACGACATGACAATTTTCAGAAAGAGAAACAAATTTGATTACggaatatataatttctttaaagaCCGTTtggaaaaacaaatttcaaaagaaGAATTTTTCACAGACGAAGTGGAGCATTTTAAAGTAATGTTACGCGATGTTCAAAAGTTTTGTTCTAAAGTGGAGGCAGAACAGTTAAAAGCCAAAGAGTGCATGCAAAATACAGATGATTCATTGGACATTAAATATAGTGAAGGCATTAAGAATAATAACACAGAACTCGAAAATAGCACGCAGTTTAAAAATCAGGAGCTATTAAAAtccattaatttgataattacaaCAAAGAACGTGTCAGCTGGTCAAAAGAAGGAATTACACGAGTTATTCGAATTAATAGAAAGTGACTCGCTAGaaacaacaacaatgaatctCTCAAAACTTTTACCATTGCTTTTTCGGGACAGGGATTGCCCAAGTACTCGTGAATCAAAACTCTTGGTTCCAGAGTCAAAATGGAATAAGAACTTTTATGTGACATCACGTGACTGTGACATTATGACGAAGGATATTATGTCACTTTACGAAATAGTGAAACAAAACCATTTAAAAGTCCAGATTGAAGATAAGTTTGgcaataatttttcaattattgaggttgttaaatatttatcaacattcaCCTAA